The genomic stretch AATTTCCCTAACAAACTATCAGAAATCGGCTTTGATCCATCCCTGCTGGAAAACGTTCAACCGGAAAGCCTAGAGCATTTCGAGATCGCACGGATCGCGGCTGTGCATAAAGACAGTTATATGGTCACCGACGGCGAAAACAATGTTACAGCGGAGCTGGTCGGCAAGATAGCCTTTAACGCTTCCTCGCCTGTGGATTATCCGGCAGTCGGCGATTGGATCCTTGCCAGCTTGTACGATGATAATACCCTGGCAATAATCCACGAGACCTTACCGCGCAAGTCCCTGCTCAAGCGAAAAACTCCAGGCAAGAAAGTCGATTTCCAGCTCATTGCCGCCAACATCGATGTTGCCTTTATCGTTCAATCCTTGAATGAAAATTTCAATCTCCGTCGCTTGGAACGCTATCTGGTCATGGTCAACGAGGCCGGTATCCAACCCATTGTCCTGCTCAGTAAGAGCGACCTGCTTGATCAAACGGAAACAGCAACCAGGATTGCTGAAATTCAAAGCATCGCACCCCAAGTAGAGGCCCTTCCTTTCAGCAGCGAAAACAGGTCCGGCTTGGACAGCATCAGGGCAATGATGCTGCCGGGCCAGACCTATTGCCTGCTGGGCTCATCCGGCGTTGGCAAAACAACCTTGCTCAACACTCTGATTGGTAAAGAAAAATATACAACCAAGACCGTCAGCAGCAAGGAGAGCAAAGGACGACATGCCACAACCCATAGGCAGTTAATTCGGCTGGATTCCGGAGCAATGATTGTCGACACGCCGGGAATGCGGGAGCTGGGCAATTTTTCCGCAGCAAAAGGAGTGGGGGAAACCTTTTCGGAAATAATCGCCTTATCCGAACAATGCCGTTTCAGCGATTGTTCCCATGTCGGGGAAAAGGGATGCGCGGTTATGGCCGCTGTGGAACAAGGGGTTTTGCCCTCGGATCGTTATGAAAATTATCTCAAAATGACCAGGGAATCCGCGTTTCATGAGATGTCGTATTTTGAGAAGAGGAAAAAAGACAAGCAGTTTGCCAAGCATTGCAAGTCGGTCATGAAACAGAAGAATCGTAAATAGGGTCACACAACATCGGATGAAAAAGACCCTCCTTGTCCTTGCCGCGCTGGCCATCCTAACAGGTTGCACTATCCTGCTCCTCTTCTTTTTTCTGCCCTCTCCCCTGCCAGAATCCTTCCCTCCCCCCTGTTCCACCAAAGTCGTGGACCGCAACGGCAAGCTGCTTCGCCTCTTTACCACCAAGGGCGGCTATTGGCGTCTGCCTGCTCATCTGGAAAGCAAGAACGGCAAAACAGCGGTCGACCCCGAGTTTATCCGCCTTCTGCTGGCCTGTGAGGACAAACGCTTCTGGTCCCATCACGGGGTAGACCCTCTGGCCATGAGCCGGGCCTTTTTCCAGTTCATCACTCAGGGCCGAGTGGTGTCCGGGGCCTCCACCATCACCATGCAGACCGTGCGCCTGCTCCGCCCCCATCCTCGCAACCTTTGGGGGAAGCTCTTTGAAATGCTCCAGGCCCTGCGCCTAGAGCAGCGACTGAGCAAAGAGGAAATCCTGACAACCTATCTGACCCTGACACCCTATGGCGGCAATATCGAAGGGATTGAGGCGGCCTGCCGTTTTTATTTTCAGAAAAACGCCGCCCGTATCACCCCGTCCCAGGCAGCCCTGCTGATCAGCCTGCCCCAGTCCCCGGAACGGCGGCGACCGGACCGCCGACATGAACAGGCCGTGGCAGCCAGAGATCAATTCCTTCGCCGCCTGCACAAAGAAGGGCTGCTAACAGCGGAGCAGGTGAAACTAGGCGTAGAACAACCGGTCCCGCGAAAACGAAGCCCGACCCCGATCTTGGCCCCGCATCTGAGCCAGCGCCTTGCTTCTCGTTACCCAGATCAAGAGGAAATCAGGACCTCCTTGGTCAGACCCCTTCAGGCCCAGCTAGAAACCATTGCTCAGCAGGCTCAGAATCGTCTTGGTGCAGACGGACGAAAGACCTTGGCCATTCTGGTGGTGAATAATCAAGGCCGCAAGGTGCTGGCCCATGTGGGTTCAGGAAATTTCTGGTCCAATCGGATTGACCTGACCAGAGCCCGCCGTTCTCCCGGCTCAGCCCTGAAACCCTTTATCTACGGGATGGCCTTTGAACAGGGTTTTCTCCATCCAGAAACCCGAATTCTGGATCGCCCAACCCGCTTTGGCAACTACGGACCTGGTAATTTTGACGGTCGCTATCAGGGATGGGTTTCTGTTCGCGAGGCCTTGCAACGCTCGCTGAACCTGCCTGCTGTGCAGGTGCTGGAGCGGACCGGCCCCCAACGCCTTTTGTCCCGCTTTGCCGGACTCGGCCTTGCTGTTGACCCGGACAGACCACCCGGCCTCTCTCTTGCCTTGGGAGGTACTGCCGCAAGCCTGGTGGAACTGACTGCCCTCTATGCAGCCTTAGCCGACCGAGGACAATACAGGCCCCTCTCTTTCAGCCCAGATGCTCCTGTCCCTTCCGGGCAAAAAATGCTCTCCAGGGCAGCTGCCTGGTATGTGGATGATATTCTCCGCACCCGACCGCCCCGCTCCGGCGTGGTGTCCAAGGGCATTCGGGGCAGCAGGATCCGCTATAAAACTGGGACCTCGTACGGTTACCGGGATGCCTGGGCTTTAGGCTATACCCCTGAAGGATATACGGTGGGAGTCTGGATCGGTCGCCCTGACTGGGGCTATGGCAAGGAGACCACTGGTGCTAACTCGGCTGTGCCGGTGCTGTTTCGGGTCTTTGCCGCTTTGAATACAATCCAGGAGCTGCAAGGAAATCAAGGGGAGGACAAGCGAATAAATAATCGCATCCCTGCCGAAGTCCTGCTTGTTCGCCATAATCAGCTGCCCCAGTATCTGCAATGGTTTTCCCGAACAGCAGGGCCGGGGCAGAGAGCAAACAAACCAAGGATCTACTTCCCGGTGGATGGGAGCAGCATGCAACTTGATCAGGAGCCCCTCCTTGCCCTTAAATCCCACGGTGGCACCCCACCCTTTTACTGGCTGGTCAACGGGCGACCGCTGGGCCGGGAGCATCGGGAGGCGATCACATCCTATACCCCTCAGGGACCGGGCTTAATGCAGATCACCCTGGTGGACAGTCGGGGAAAACGGGATACCGTCTCGGTGTGGTTGGCAGAAGAAGAGTCCCGCCTATAGGCCAAGACTACAGGAGAAGCAGCTGGAAGGGAGTAGACCAGAGAGGTTATCGCTCATCATCATTCCGTAAAGCTTCCTCCCGCTCTCTCCGATAATCATCATAGCTCGGTTGCTCCGGGGGAAAGGGATCAGTGGCAGGATGCACAATCTCCTCTCGTTGCTGCAAACCTCGATACATCCCCTCATAAAAGCCCTCCTTTGAACAGCCGATTAGGGGAAAGGCAAGGGTGAGCAAGAGCAACAGAATAATTTTCTTATTTTTATTAACCACCTTCACTGTCTCCACAGTCTTCACAAGAGCGGCACCCTTTCTTTTTCGAAAAGCAGTTGACATGATAGCGATACATTTCCTTTTTCTCCTGGGTGGACAAGCCCTTCACCCATTGTAATTTTTCACCAAAGGGCATCTCTCTTGCTGCACTCAAGGGGCATTCTGGGTTTTTGCCGCCAATCGGGCATTCATCAGCCAAGCAGATAAGCTTTACTGTGTATTCCTTCTCTGATAAATCATCATTGCTCATGGGCAGCCCCTTTCATATCAACGGAACTCTTCAAACGGAGTCGTTCAGGTTTAATCCGCTGAACGACTCAAGATCATCTTTGATTAATGCAGCTTACTGACAAAATGCGTTATTTCCTCATCTGCCATTCGCTCATCAACATCAATGAATACACTCTCCGGGTAGCCGAGCTTCGAGTTATAGGTCACGTCAAGCCGGGCAACCTCATCGGTGATGGCCTTTTGGATAACCTGGAACAGTTCCTCAACGGTCAATAGATCGTCAACTCGTTCCGGCAGAACAGGGTTGTTACCAGGGTAATAGGCTGCTGTGATATCGCCGTATTGTACCGTCACCGCGATATCCTCCTCCGGCGGACAAAAGCACATCCTTTTATAGGTATAGGTGTAATTCGAGAGATGTGCGTTCTTCCACAGGGTATGATTCTTGTTGAGAGCATCCTGATCCGGGTTGCCTGTGGTGGAGGGCGGCACCGGATGGATGCAGCCAAAAAGCGAGACAACCATAGCCAGTACAACGAGTTGAATAATCTTCATGTCTTTTCTCCCTTGATGAATGTGAACTGAAAACCTTTTCCCTCAAGTAACTACGGAGGCAAGCAGGGCCTGTCTCCTCCATCAATTGCCCGGAGCCCCCTGAGCTCTAACGCTCTAACACAGGAATATATTACTACTTACCTCACTCCTCCAGAATTTTCAATCTACTGCTTTAGTGAGATTGTGGCAAGAAGATCACACTTCCTCCACTTGCCTCCGACTGTTTGGCCTTCATTCGGGACAGGATTTTGAGTGTACCTCCTCATCATCATCCCTTGTTTTTCATTGACTTTTCGTCCTCAACGTATTTGTTTTATGAGGAACTTTTCTGCTTGATGTTTCCAGGTGTAAAATGTCAGCTGATAAATGAAGCATAGCAGAACGTAAATTCACCAAAGGTGATATTGCTCATGAGGATTTTTAGTAAAAATCGTTGTCTTCGCACTCTATCATTTCTCATTTTTTTCCTTCTCTATGCGTTGCAACTGTCGGTCTGGGCCAGCAAGGGTGAAGATCTTTGGAAACTAACCGAAGAAAAAATATTCAACGGTCAAGTCCATAAAATTTATATAAAGATGAACCAAGCGAGCTGGAACCAGCTCCACGACGACGAAAAGCAGCACGGTTGCCAAAAATCTGATGACGTGAAATGGGTGCATGCCCGCTCTTTTGTCTTCGATGACATAGTCTTTAAAAATTCTGCTCTTAAAGTCAGAGGAAACAGCTCCCGTTGTATTCCGCGCCTTCAATTCAAGGTAGATCTTACCCGCATAAAAAAAGTCTCTTCCCGGCAGGGTAACGAACCATGGCATGAGGTTCACTATGACAGAGCCACGAAAAAGGCAATCAAGAAAAGAGACCTCTTTGGTCTGGAATCGTTGAATTTACGTCGCAGTTTTAACGATTCAACCTCAGAGAATGATTCAGGAAACGGCATGTTGGCTCGGGAAAGAGTAGCTGCATGGTCGACTGCTCAAGTGGAACAGATTCACTCGACGACCTTACGCGGTGCTCCAGTCTACCGTACAGCCTACGCCTTGGTAGAATTTCAGCTCTGCGCAGATGATCAAGATAAGTCTTGCTCTCATCGCTTCCGCCGCGTCTATCTCGTGACAGAGTCCATAAACAAAGATTTCTTCCGTATGCGCTATGATGATAAAAAACCGACCTTCTTTGCTATGTCGCAGGCCTGTGCCCTCATGGACAACACCGGCTTCAATTTCTACTGTCTGGAACCAAAATACATAGAGGGGAAAAAATTCGACGAGAAAGACAGCAGGCAGCGAGTCACTGCCCAAAATTACCTGACGGGCCCTAACGGGCTGCGTACCCGCCTGAAAAATGCTGATACCCCGGAGAAGCTCGCACAGGTCTTGGATCTGAACAACATCATGAATTATGCTGCTGTGGCCACAACCATAGGACATTGGGACAGTGCTTATGGCAATTTCAATAACGACGTACTCTACTTCCACCAGCCAAGCGGCAAGTGGAAACTCATCACATGGGATCTCGACAATACGTTTGACTACGACAATAAGGGGGGCCCTGATCGGAGCTATGATTATACCGATGTTGTCAGCTCTCAACGCCCACTGTTTGATAAACTGTTCAGTTTCCCAACAACAAATGAGAGGACACGCCAACGTATGCGTGACTATTTATCGCTGCTCTATCAAGGAGACGATAAGGGAAGCGGCCTGCTCCGCGATCGTATTGTATCCGCAAGGGATCAAGAGATATGTCCACTGAATGCCTCGGTCGTGCCAGGAGAACGACAAAATCTACAGCGTGCCCAAGAGATGCTCGATTACACTCGAGATCGTTACCAGAACCTCAAGGGAGAACTATCTGAGCAGTGATGTCTTCCAACAAACCTAAAAAGATCAAACCGTTGATAAAAAAAAGAGGTGTTCTCAAACTCCAGCGATCCAATGCAGCCATTCCTCCCGAGAGACCTCAAGCTCAGTGAGCAGGCGATTCTCATTATAATACGGGTTATGCTCCAAGACTGACCGCCAGCGACCCTGAAAGGCTGTTTTTTCATCAAGCCAATCCTCTACTGAAGAGCATCTCCCTTCCGAGCTGGTGTCCGACATCATGCCAACAGCCTTACAAAACGGGGTAAAAACATGCTCAACTCCTACTGCTCTCAGGCGGAGGCAGAAATC from Candidatus Electrothrix communis encodes the following:
- the rsgA gene encoding ribosome small subunit-dependent GTPase A, whose product is MKNFPNKLSEIGFDPSLLENVQPESLEHFEIARIAAVHKDSYMVTDGENNVTAELVGKIAFNASSPVDYPAVGDWILASLYDDNTLAIIHETLPRKSLLKRKTPGKKVDFQLIAANIDVAFIVQSLNENFNLRRLERYLVMVNEAGIQPIVLLSKSDLLDQTETATRIAEIQSIAPQVEALPFSSENRSGLDSIRAMMLPGQTYCLLGSSGVGKTTLLNTLIGKEKYTTKTVSSKESKGRHATTHRQLIRLDSGAMIVDTPGMRELGNFSAAKGVGETFSEIIALSEQCRFSDCSHVGEKGCAVMAAVEQGVLPSDRYENYLKMTRESAFHEMSYFEKRKKDKQFAKHCKSVMKQKNRK
- the pbpC gene encoding penicillin-binding protein 1C; translation: MKKTLLVLAALAILTGCTILLLFFFLPSPLPESFPPPCSTKVVDRNGKLLRLFTTKGGYWRLPAHLESKNGKTAVDPEFIRLLLACEDKRFWSHHGVDPLAMSRAFFQFITQGRVVSGASTITMQTVRLLRPHPRNLWGKLFEMLQALRLEQRLSKEEILTTYLTLTPYGGNIEGIEAACRFYFQKNAARITPSQAALLISLPQSPERRRPDRRHEQAVAARDQFLRRLHKEGLLTAEQVKLGVEQPVPRKRSPTPILAPHLSQRLASRYPDQEEIRTSLVRPLQAQLETIAQQAQNRLGADGRKTLAILVVNNQGRKVLAHVGSGNFWSNRIDLTRARRSPGSALKPFIYGMAFEQGFLHPETRILDRPTRFGNYGPGNFDGRYQGWVSVREALQRSLNLPAVQVLERTGPQRLLSRFAGLGLAVDPDRPPGLSLALGGTAASLVELTALYAALADRGQYRPLSFSPDAPVPSGQKMLSRAAAWYVDDILRTRPPRSGVVSKGIRGSRIRYKTGTSYGYRDAWALGYTPEGYTVGVWIGRPDWGYGKETTGANSAVPVLFRVFAALNTIQELQGNQGEDKRINNRIPAEVLLVRHNQLPQYLQWFSRTAGPGQRANKPRIYFPVDGSSMQLDQEPLLALKSHGGTPPFYWLVNGRPLGREHREAITSYTPQGPGLMQITLVDSRGKRDTVSVWLAEEESRL
- a CDS encoding DUF6174 domain-containing protein, with the translated sequence MKIIQLVVLAMVVSLFGCIHPVPPSTTGNPDQDALNKNHTLWKNAHLSNYTYTYKRMCFCPPEEDIAVTVQYGDITAAYYPGNNPVLPERVDDLLTVEELFQVIQKAITDEVARLDVTYNSKLGYPESVFIDVDERMADEEITHFVSKLH
- a CDS encoding CotH kinase family protein yields the protein MRIFSKNRCLRTLSFLIFFLLYALQLSVWASKGEDLWKLTEEKIFNGQVHKIYIKMNQASWNQLHDDEKQHGCQKSDDVKWVHARSFVFDDIVFKNSALKVRGNSSRCIPRLQFKVDLTRIKKVSSRQGNEPWHEVHYDRATKKAIKKRDLFGLESLNLRRSFNDSTSENDSGNGMLARERVAAWSTAQVEQIHSTTLRGAPVYRTAYALVEFQLCADDQDKSCSHRFRRVYLVTESINKDFFRMRYDDKKPTFFAMSQACALMDNTGFNFYCLEPKYIEGKKFDEKDSRQRVTAQNYLTGPNGLRTRLKNADTPEKLAQVLDLNNIMNYAAVATTIGHWDSAYGNFNNDVLYFHQPSGKWKLITWDLDNTFDYDNKGGPDRSYDYTDVVSSQRPLFDKLFSFPTTNERTRQRMRDYLSLLYQGDDKGSGLLRDRIVSARDQEICPLNASVVPGERQNLQRAQEMLDYTRDRYQNLKGELSEQ